A section of the Lynx canadensis isolate LIC74 chromosome A1, mLynCan4.pri.v2, whole genome shotgun sequence genome encodes:
- the LOC115510674 gene encoding LOW QUALITY PROTEIN: uncharacterized protein LOC115510674 (The sequence of the model RefSeq protein was modified relative to this genomic sequence to represent the inferred CDS: deleted 1 base in 1 codon; substituted 3 bases at 3 genomic stop codons), which yields MAPRRNFPPTYYFAGQVVIFKDKPDGHPDQVPYILVWQDMIKNPPSWLTPFLAPRAGPTKILALRKAEETDTKAKMPLYPVLQDSSPEDLTHPLPYEAPPPPSAPPSEAPGAAGGAPALPDERIPVRGPAAGTRGPTHRAAPPSNMGPADSTALPLHAVGPPDESGEQPMLYXLFSTSDLYNWRTQNAKFSDNPKDLIGLLDTVLFTHQPTWDDCQQLLQVLFTTEERERIQVEARKSVLGEDRQPTQNPDLINAAFPLSCPTWDYNLAEGKERLRVYSQTLMAGLKAAARKPTNLAKVYDVRQGKDESPAAFLERITEAFRQYTPMNPEAPETKAAIIMAFVNQAAPDIKRKLQRVERLGEKSLQDLIVVAERVYNNRESPEEQQTKLSHRQTRNLAKILLATTMDDPQEKRRHLKKLTSGTGTSGPRWELPKLNKNQCAYCKEEGHWVKDCPNKRSKAPAKILEMEDLDDXGSRGSVPLPEPRVTLRVEGQPVEFLVDTGAQHSVLLQLKGKLVSKTSWVQGATGTKQYSWTTXRTVGLGMGRVSHSFMVIPECPYPLLGRDLLTKMGAQICFHPGGAKILDKEGQPIQVLVLSLEDEYHLQQMPPAPMTDIDHWLQGFPQAWAETGGIGLARHRPAVYTELKSGADSVRVRQYPMPLAVRTGITPHIRRLLDSGILRLCQSAWNTPLLPVRKPHSNDYRPVQDLSEVNR from the exons ATGGCCCCAAGAAGGAACTTTCCACCTACCTATTATTTTGCAGGTCAAGTCGTAATCTTCAAGGACAAACCGGATGGCCACCCTGACCAGGTGCCCTACATCCTGGTCTGGCAGGACATGATCAAAAACCCCCCTTCTTGGCTAACACCATTCTTAGCCCCCAGAGCAGGACCTACCAAGATTCTAGCCCTGCGGAAAGCGGAGGAGACTGACACAAAGGCCAAAATGCCCCTTTATCCAGTCTTGCAGGATTCCTCTCCGGAGGACCTGACCCATCCGCTGCCCTAcgaggctccccctcccccttccgcCCCTCCATCGGAAGCACCAGGGGCTGCAGGAGGGGCACCAGCGCTCCCTGATGAAAGAATTCCTGTGCGAGGGCCAGCAGCAGGGACACGTGGACCCACCCACCGGGCAGCCCCACCCTCAAATATGGGGCCTGCCGACTCCACCGCCCTTCCCCTCCACGCCGTGGGTCCTCCCGACGAGTCTGGAGAACAACCAATGTTATATTAGCTGTTCTCCACAAGTGATTTATATAATTGGAGAACTCAAAATGCAAAGTTCTCCGATAACCCTAAAGATTTAATTGGGCTTTTAGATACTGTTCTTTTTACCCACCAGCCTACTTGGGATGACTGTCAGCAGCTCTTGCAGGTTCTCTTCACCACTGAAGAGAGAGAACGAATACAAGTGGAAGCTCGGAAGTCTGTCCTGGGAGAGGACAGACAGCCGACTCAAAACCCAGACCTCATAAATGCTGCCTTCCCCTTATCCTGCCCTACCTGGGACTACAACTTGGCTGAAGGTAAGGAGAGACTCCGGGTCTACAGCCAGACTTTAATGGCAGGTCTCAAGGCTGCCGCGCGAAAGCCTACTAATCTAGCCAAGGTATATGATGTAAGACAAGGTAAGGATGAGAGTCCAGCAGCCTTCTTAGAGAGAATCACAGAGGCTTTTAGGCAGTACACCCCTATGAACCCAGAAGCCCCAGAAACAAAAGCCGCAATTATCATGGCTTTTGTTAATCAGGCCGCTCCAGACatcaaaaggaaattacaaagagTGGAGAGGCTAGGAGAGAAGAGCCTGCAGGACTTAATAGTAGTAGCAGAAAGAGTTTACAATAATAGAGAAAGCCCGGAGGAGCAACAGACTAAACTAAGCCACCGGCAAACCCGAAATCTGGCTAAGATCCTGCTGGCTACAACCATGGATGACCCACAGGAAAAACGGAGGCACCTCAAGAAGCTGACTTCAGGGACAGGGACTTCC GGTCCCCGATGGGAGCTCCctaaactaaacaaaaaccaaTGTGCTTATTGCAAGGAAGAGGGCCACTGGGTGAAAGACTGCCCTAACAAAAGATCTAAGGCCCCTGCCAAGATATTGGAGATGGAGGACCTGGACGACTAGGGGAGTCGGGGTTCGGTACCCCTCCCCGAGCCCAGGGTAACTCTCAGAGTGGAGGGGCAACCAGTTGAATTTCTAGTGGACACTGGGGCACAACATTCGGTCTTATTACAACTGAAGGGGAAATTGGTGAGCAAGACCTCATGGGTGCAAGGGGCCACAGGGACCAAACAGTACTCATGGACTACCTGAAGAACTGTGGGCCTCGGCATGGGCCGGGTATCCCACTCCTTCATGGTCATCCCTGAATGTCCCTACCCGTTGTTAGGTCGGGACTTGCTCACCAAGATGGGGGCACAAATTTGCTTCCACCCCGGAGGGGCAAAAATCCTAGACAAAGAAGGGCAACCAATTCAGGTGCTTGTCCTGAGTTTGGAAGACGAATATCATCTCCAACAGATGCCCCCTGCCCCAATGACTGACATTGACCATTGGCTACAGGGATTTCCTCAGGCATGGGCAGAAACTGGGGGAATTGGGCTGGCCCGACACCGACCAGCTGTATACACAGAACTAAAATCAGGGGCCGACTCTGTCAGGGTCCGCCAATACCCTATGCCTCTCGCGGTGCGAACGGGAATCACGCCCCACATACGGCGACTACTAGACTCAGGCATATTAAGGCTCTGCCAATCGGCATGGAACACTCCCTTGCTGCCAGTGCGAAAACCGCACTCTAACGATTACAGGCCAGTCCAGGACTTAAGTGAAGTCAACCGGTGA